The Acetonema longum DSM 6540 DNA window TGTATCTGCTGCTTTTTCATCTATCGGGTATTTGCGCGTGACGATGATTTTATCGCGGCGACATATCCTAAATGTACACATTCAGTCATAATAATCTATAGGAGGTGTAGAAATGACTGGATTGCGTGTGATAGCATTGAACCGGCGTGTAACCTATCTGGCGATCATTTCGGTTGTGATATTTACCTTGCTGGTGGGAGTGGAATACCGGGATGAAATGGAATTAGCTGCCATACCGAACCAACCGGTCACTGCCCCTAAAGGAAAAATATCCATCATTATCAATACATCAGCCCGTATTTTAGAGCTTCAAAGTGATGGAAAGTTGTATAAAAAATACCGGATTGCCGTAGGGAAAGGCGGTACTCCTACGCCAATTGGCGAGTGGGTCATTGCCTGGAAATCATACCGTGACGGTGTTTTTGGCACGCGTTATCTGGCCCTTGACGTACCCTGGGGAGGCTATGGTATTCATGGCACCAATCAGCCATGGAGCATCGGCCATTTTGCCAGCCATGGCTGCATTCGTCTGCGTAATAAAGACATAGAGGAATTGTTTGAATGGGTGCCTGTAGGAACGCCGGTGCGGATAGAAGGACCGCAGTATCGTATGGGACGGGTGTTAAAACAACACTCCATGGGAGCGGATGTGGTTCAACTCCAGAATAAGCTCAGACAGTTGGGCTACTTAGAAGGAAGAGCTGACGGCTTTTTTAACCCGGATACCGAACAGGCTGTAAAACGGTTTCAATATGATCATGGATTGAAGGTAACCGGGGTGGTAGATTCCAAGACGCTGAATTTATTAGGTTTTTAGTGACCGGAATATTATGTCTGTGATGTATCCATAAAATATTATTGAAGGAATGTTAATAAATTACGTAGAAATCCCATTTATACGGATAAACTATCCAAGTATATGATTCGTTCGTTGGAGGGCACAATGCAGTATAATCCGCGGGTACTAAAAATTCAGACTCTGCAGCAGGCCAGCGAAGAGCTGACTAAAATCCAATGTGATCCTTATGGGGTGGCCCTGATGACTCCCAAAAGCCTCTTTAAGACGATTAAGCTGGAAGGAGTGCCGGCCAAAGCTGCGAATCTTCTTAAACAAACTTTTCTTGCCAAAGGCGGGGAGGTGGCGGTTGCCAGGGGTACAGCCGATTTAAGCATCGAACGCACGGATCTTTTGATCCATGCTACGTTTAAACAGTATCGCAGCGCTTTGTCTCAGCTTAAAATGCAGCCTTGGGGGCTGCCGGCAGTTGCTGAATCCATTGACAAAGTTCTTTATTATACGGAAAATTTCCCCGTCCGTCACTATACCTGGGATGAACGGACGTTGGACATCCGGCCGAACAAAACTTTAATCATGGGGATTCTAAATATTACACCGGATTCATTTTCTGATGGCGGCCGCTATAATAATCTGGATGCTGCTGCCGAGCGGGCTCAGGAGCTTATCGAAGCCGGCGCGGATATTCTGGACATAGGAGCTGAGTCGACCCGGCCTTATGGCGCCAGTCCGGTTTCCGCCGAAGAAGAGGCAGAACGTCTCCTGCCGGTCCTGGAGAAACTCGTACAACAGATTTCAACGCCAATTTCCATTGATACCTATAAGCCTCAGGTTGCTGAAGCCGCGTTAAAAATAGGGGCCCATATGATTAATGATGTGTGGGGATTGCAAAAGAATCCTGAGATGGCGAAAATAGCAGCCAAACACAAGGTTCCGGTCATCATTATGCATAATCAGCTGGAAACACGCTATGATAAGGATTTGCTTTCAACCATCGCCGCATCTTTGCAAAAAAGCATAGATATCGGTTTAGTAGCAGGCATACCTTTTGAGAATTTTATTATTGATCCGGGAATTGGCTTTGCAAAAACTTCACAGCATAACTTGCAGGTGCTCGCACGGCTGGAAGAGTTGAAGATTCTGGGGTGCCCCATTTTAATCGGTACATCCCGCAAGAAGTTTATCGGTGAGATTTTAGATCTGCCGGTGGAAGAACGGGTGGAAGGGACTGCTGCCACGGTAGGATGGGCCATTAATCAAGGTGCCAGTATTGTCCGGGTGCACGATGTCAAAACCATCGCCCGCGTTGCAAAAATGACAGATGCAATTATGGAAAAAGTGACAACTGCAACTTGCGAATAAAGAATGGAATTTTGAGGAGGCATCATTATGAGAAATTCAATTTTACTTCAAAACATGACGTTTTATGGTTTTCATGGCATGCATGAATATGAAAGAGAGCTGGGACAGCGATTTTATGTAGATGTAGAGATGGGGGCGGATTTTAGTAAAGCGGCCCAATCTGACGATTTGCATGACGCGGTGGATTATACTATGGTATACGGTAAGGTGAAGGATATAGTGGAAAATCGTCGGTTTAACTTGCTGGAAGGATTGGCAACTCATCTGGCTGAGGTTATATTGGAATTCCCTACCGTGAACGAAGTTACTGTACGTATTCGTAAAGCTGCGCTGCCGATTCCCGGTCAATTTGACTTTATTCAGGTGCAAGCTCATCAAAGGCGCGCCGAATGATCTTTCTTGGCCTGGGATCCAATTTGGGCGACAAACGGAGTAATATCATTCGGGCACTGAATCGGTTAACCGCTACCGGCGATATCCAGATTCGCCAGGTTTCTTCCCTTTATGAGACTGAACCCGTGGGCTTTTTGGAACAACCGTCCTTTTTAAATGCAGTGGCCGCTATTGAAACGCCGCAACCACCTCAAGCGTTATTACATACCTGTTTGGCCGTGGAAAAAGAGTTGGGCAGGGTTCGTGCCGTTCATTGGGGCCCGCGTACGATTGACATCGATTTGTTGCTGTATCACGATCAGGTAATTCAGAGTGAGGCTTTAACTCTGCCTCATCCTCAAATGCATCTTCGCCCTTTTGTACTGATTCCGCTTTTTGAAATTGCGCCCGGCCTGAAGTTGTCGGGACGGGGTTTGACTGAGCTTTTGGCCGCATGTGAACCGGTTGCTGTCGTTCCGGTGGAACGGATAGGTTGGAGCGTGGAGAAACATGAGTATCAATAGAAGTAAACCGGCCAGAATATTGCTGCTTGCCGCTCCTATCGGAGCCGGACATATCCGCGCGGCCGAAGCTGTGGCCTGCGCCATTAACCGGAGAAGCGCATTAATCGAGTGCAGGGTGTTGAATGTATTTGCTTTTCTCCCTGCCTGGATTGCGAAAGGAATTTTGACAGTATATTTTAGCATTTTGCGGCTTTTTCCTCAGGCATATGCGGCTGCTTACGGCTGGGGAAACGACAGTAGCCTGGCACTTTGGGGACGTGATTTGATCAGCCGTTATTTTGCCAAGAAAATGCAGGCTTATTTTGCGGATTTTAAACCGGATATTGTGGTTTGTACTCACGCCACGCCGGCAGGTCTTGCGGCCTATATGCGGCGCCGGGGCCTGCTGGATGTCCCTCTGGTCGGAGTTGTTACCGATTATGTGGTGCACCGCTTGTGGCTTTACCCTGAAGTGGACCGATATTATATCCCTCATGAGGACTTGCGGTTTATACTGGAGAATGCCGGCATTGGCCGGGATAAAATTACGGTAACCGGTATCCCGGTGCATGCTGATTTCTACCCGGCGGACCCCGTGCAAAAAACAATGATTGCCCGACGGTTACATCTAAGAACAGATGTGCCGACGATTATGATAATGGGTGGCGGGGCCGGTTTATTGCCGGTGGAATCCATCTTAGCCGCCTTAGAAGAGATCGAATCCTCCTTGCAGATTATTGTTATTGCCGGCCATAACCATAAATTGGCGGACCGCCTGCGTGTCCGCCGGCATTCCTGCCGCCATTCGGTCCTGGTCCTGGGATTTACGTCCCGTATACCGGACTATATGGCGGTTTCTGACTTACTGATCACAAAACCGGGCGGCATGACAGTAGCGGAAGCGTTGTGCATGGGACTGCAGCTATTGCTGTTTCGACCTCTTCCTGGTCAGGAAGAGGCTAATGCAGAGTTTTTGCTGCAACGTCGCCGGGCTATCCGGGCGGATTCCTGCCAAGAAGTGGTCCGGGCAGTGCGGCAGATGCTTCTGCTAACAGGCTATCAGCCTGAAACCGTTTTGCTCTCTGAGAAGAAACGGGCTGCTGATGAGATTGCTATAGGTATTTTAGATATTTCGAGACATATGTCTTAATTTTTGGTGAATTTTTTATTATTATCTTGACCCTTCTTCCCCAGGTAGATATAATAAGGCCATTATCACTGCAGCTTTTTGACGGAGCCGGACTGGAGGTTTGAGATGGTAAAAATGGAAAGAGAAGAGGTATGGGGAAAAAACGAATCAGAAGGTATCTTTCTTGCAGTTTTGCAAATGGTCTCCGGCATCGGTCAGGCGCGGATAAAAGCGTTAACGCATCATTTCGGCAGCGCCCGGCAGGCTTGGCAGGCTAGTAGGCGCGACTTGTTTTTATCACAATGTCTCGATGAGACTACGTGTAATAATTTGTATAAGCAGAGGGAAAAGATAGATATAGAGTTGCTGGCAACTGGATGGAGAAAAGCCGGGATTAGGATTTGTCTGCTGACTGATCCGGCATATCCGCAACTCTTGAAAAATATATTTGATCCGCCTTTGGCCCTTTACTATCGTGGTCAGCTTCCTCAAGACAACGACAGTATTGCCATTGTCGGCACCAGACGGTCCAGTATTTATGGCAAAAATGCAGCAGAATTGTTTGGTTCCCGGCTGGCAGCAGCAGGATTACTGATTATCAGCGGCGCTGCCCGGGGTATTGATACGGCGGCTCATCGAGGCGCCATGCAACAGGGGAAGACGCTGGCGGTACTGGGGTGCGGCGTGGATGTGGCGTATCCTCCTGAGAATGCCAAGCTGCTTAGGGCCATTGCCGAAACAGGCGCGGTGGTTTCAGAATACCCTCCCGGCACACCTCCCCATAAGAGTTATTTTCCGGCCCGCAACCGGATTATCAGCGGATTGTCACGGGCTGTCATGGTCATCGAAGCAGGTGAAAAGAGCGGGGCTCTCATCACAGTGGATTTTGCCCTGGAGCAAGGCCGCGATGTCTATGCTGTTCCGGGCAGTATTTTTTCCGGCGTTTCGGCCGGGACCCATCGCCTGATTAAGCAAGGAGCCAAATTAGTAGATTCGGTGGAAGATGTCTTGGAGGATTATGAAATAATTCCGGTTAAACCGCCGGATCCGGAACAGCTCACCGGCGATGAACAGACGGTGATCCGCTATATCGGGTATGATCGTTCTTCCTCTTCGGAAGAAATAGTCGTTCAGAGCCATTTGCCGGCGTCTGAGGTCTCCTGTCTACTGCTGCAGCTGGAGCTCAGAGGGTTAATCGCCTCGTTGCCGGGCAATTGTTATGTTAGGACGGCTCAGGAGGGACACAGATGAAAAAAGTACTGGTCGTGGTTGAATCGCCGGCAAAAGCGAAAACCATTGAAAAATTTTTGGGAAAAAAGTATACTGTCCGCGCATCTATGGGTCATTTGCGCGATCTGCCGAAAAGCCAGTTTGGCGTGGATGTAGACAATGACTTTGTTCCCAAATATATTAATATCCGGGGTAAAGGCGATATTATCAAACAACTGAGAGATGAAGCAAAAAAAGCCGACGCCGTCTATCTGGCCACTGACCCTGACAGGGAAGGAGAGGCCATTGCCTGGCATTTGGCCCACATTCTCAATATCCCTGTGGAAGAGTCTCAGCGGGTCGTATTTCATGAGATCACCAAAACGGCCATTCAAAATGCCGTACTAAAACCCAGGGCCATCAATCTGTCCCAGGTGGATGCCCAGCAAACCAGGCGTATCTTGGACAGGATCGTAGGCTATAAATTGAGTCCTCTCCTGTGGCGAAAAGTGCGTAAAGGCCTCAGCGCCGGCCGGGTTCAATCGGTGGCGGTACGGATGATATGCGACCGGGAAAGGGAGATCCAGGACTTTGTTACTCAGGAATATTGGACGGTTACTGCTAAATTGCGGGAAAAGTTAAAGTCACCCCTCTTTGATGCCGAGTTGATCGCTGTTGACGGGCAGAAACCGGAAATACCCGATGAAGCCCATGCCAATACCATCAAAGATGAACTGGAAAAGGCGACATTTATTGTCCGGGAAGTGAAACGGCGGGAACGCAGGCGAAATCCCAACGCTCCTTTTACTACCAGCAGTTTACAACAGGATGCCGCTCGCAAACTGGGATTTACGGCGAGGAAAACCATGATGGTCGCCCAGCAGCTATACGAAGGTCTGGATATCAGCGGTATTGGCTCGGTGGGTTTGATTACCTACATGCGTACCGATTCCACCCGCATCGCTCCTTCCGCCCAGGAAGACACCCGCAGCTATATTACCAGCCGTTTTGGCAATGACTTTTTGCCCGAGAAGCCGCCGGTTTATTCCAATAAGAACGCACAGGACGCTCATGAAGCCGTCCGTCCTACTAGCTTAGAGCTGTCCCCGGAGCGTGTGGCGGCGAATCTGAACAAAGACCAGCTCCGGTTATATCGTTTAATTTGGGAACGATTTTTAGCCAGCCAAATGGCTCCTGCCATCTACGATACCCTGACCATTGATATACAGGCGGGACGGTTTAAATTTCGCGCCGTCGGCTCCCGACTGAAATTTCCCGGCTTTCTGGCGGTCTATACCGAAGGTAAAGAGGAAGAAGACGATAACGATAAGGAAGTATCCCTGCCGGAGCTGACAGCCGGCCAGGAACTAAAAGTTTATAAAGTGAATCCGGTTCAACATTTTACCGAGCCTCCTCCCCGATATTCCGAAGCCACCCTGGTCAAAACCCTGGAAGAGAAAGGGATTGGGCGTCCCAGCACTTATGCCCCGATTATTGAGACCATTCTGGCCCGAGGTTATGTGGAAAAAACGGAAAAACGGTTTCAACCTACCGAATTAGGGTTTGTGGTGGTGGATTTGCTCAAACAATACTTTCCGGATATTGTGGATGCGGCCTTTACTGCTGCATTGGAAGATAAACTGGACGCCATTGCTGAAGAACAATCATCGCCAAACGACACACTAAAGGATTTTTATCGCCCCTTTGCTGCTCATTTGGAACATGCTGAACAGGAAATCGGACAGGTAGAACTGCCGGTGGAGGTGTCGGATATTCCCTGTGAACAGTGCGGCAAAATGATGGTGGTCAAGCACGGCAGATACGGAGATTTTCTTGCCTGCCCCGGTTTCCCGGCATGCCGCAACACCAAGCCTATCATCAAAGAGGTGGGGGTACCCTGCCCGGTCTGCGGTGGCGCCATTATCGAACGTCGCACCAAGCGGGGAAAAACCTTTTATGGCTGTTCAACCTATCCGGCCTGTCATTTTGTCACCTGGGATATGCCCTTGACCACTTCATGTCCTACCTGCGGCGCCTTTATGGTCAGACACAGGTTTCCCAGAGGGAATTCTGTTGTGCGCTGCAGCAACGACTCCTGTCCAAGCAACCAGGGCAAAGTCACAGCAAAGGACAAACCGGAAGGCGACGAAATGCCGGCGGCCGCGAAGAAAAGAAAGCAACAAGCTACTCGGAGGAAAAAAAGTGTCTAATATTGCAATTATCGGGGCAGGGTTGGCCGGTTGTGAGGCCGCTTGGCAACTGGTGAAACGGGGAATACCGGTTGACTTGTTTGAAATGCGCCCCGCATCCATGACTCCCACCCATAAAACCGGCATGTTTGCCGAGTTGGTGTGCAGCAACTCTCTCCGCGCTGCGGCTTTAGAGAATGCCGTTGGTCTGCTGAAGGAAGAAATGCGGCAATTAGAATCCTTTATTATGAAGGCGGCGGATAAATGCCGTCTGCCGGCCGGAGGCGCGCTGGCAGTGGACCGGGACGGGTTCAGTTCTTATATCACTGAGACACTCGGCAATCATCCTCTGATTCAGGTCCATTGCCAAGAGTTGAAAACCATCCCGTTAAATGAATATGAAGTAATTATCGTTGCCACCGGACCGCTGACATCGCCCGGCCTGTCAGAACATATCCAAGCTTTGACAGGCGACCAGTTCTATTTCTATGATGCGGCCGCGCCGGTAATTGCGGCGGATTCTCTGGATATGAATATCATTTATCGCGCTTCCCGCTATGACAAGGGCGACGATGATTATTTAAATTGTCCGATGGATAAACCAACCTATGAGATATTTTGGCGCGAACTGATAAACGCTGACGCCACGCCGATAAAAGAATTCGAAAAAGCGATTTTTTTTGAAGGCTGTATGCCCATTGAAGTCATGGCTGCCCGCGGCATTGACACCATGCGGTTTGGGCCTTTAAAACCGGTGGGACTGGTGAATCCTCAAACGACTGAAATCCCTTATGCCGTGGTTCAGCTCAGACAGGATAACGCCGCAGCCACCTTATATAACATGGTAGGTTTTCAGACCCATCTGAAATGGCCTGAGCAAAAAAGAGTATTTCAACTCATTCCAGGGTTGCAGAATGCGGAATTTGTCCGCTTAGGCGTTATGCACCGCAATACCTATATTAATTCACCGCTGCATTTATTACCGACATTGCAGATGAGAAATCTTGCCCGTACCTTTTTTGCCGGACAAATCACCGGCGTAGAAGGATATGTAGAATCAGCTGCCACGGGTTTGCTGGCCGGCATGAATGCTGCCCGTCTGGCTGCGGGCAAAGAGCCTCTTATTTTTCCCCAATCCACGGCTCATGGAGCATTGGTCCACTACATTACTCATGCTGATGTTAAAAATTTTCAGCCGATGAATATTAATTTTGGTCTAATGCCGCCCTTAGAACATAAGATTAAAGATAAGAAGAAAAAAAATCTGGCGATTGCGACAAGAGCTTTAACGGATCTGACACAATTTATAGAAAAGTGCGACAACTGTATTGCGTAATTTGTAACAATATGATAGTATGTATGGTAAATTATATAAAAAATTGTATATGCTCAAAATTTTGTATGGCGCAGGTTGTGAATCATGGAACGGTTGAATGATCTGATACAACAATATATGTTATATTTACAGGTGGAAAAAAACGCCTCCCAGCACACCGTTCATAGCTATCGGGCAGACATTGACCATTTTATTCTGTTTGTCCAGCAACAAGGTGCTGGTGAGGCTCTTTTTAGTCAGATAAAACCCATTCATATCCGGGCTTACCTGGTGGAATTGAACAAAGATCAGTATGCAAGGCGTACAGTGGCTAGAAAGATTGCCTGTCTGCGATCTTTTTACCGCTTTTTATGCCGGGAAAATTATTTGACCGACAATCCTTTTGCCGGGATTCATACGCCAAAGCTGGAAAAAAAACTCCCTGTTTTTCTGGATGCCGTGGAAGTAAAGGATATGTTGGAACTTCCGGGCAACGATCTTTTAGGACGAAGAGACGCCGCACTGCTGGAAACTCTCTATGCTACCGGCGCGCGGGTGAGTGAATTGGTAGGACTCGGGATAGGCGACCTGGATTTGGTGAATCGGTTTGTTCTGCTGTTCGGCAAGGGCGCTAAAGAGAGAGTTGTGCCCATTGGCAGAACGGCTGTCCGAGCTCTGGAATACTATCTGACTGTGATCAGGCCTCAGTTATATTCCCGTCATAAGGGAAGCGTTCATCAAACATTGTTTCTTAATAGAAACGGCGGCCCACTAACAGACCGCAGTGTTCGCCGAATGATCGACAAGTACGTGGAAATCCTGGCTTTAAAAAAACATGTAACGCCTCATACCATCCGGCATAGTTTTGCGACCCATTTGCTGGATAACGGAGCCGATCTGCGTTTCGTCCAGGAGCTTCTAGGCCATGTAAACTTGTCTACGACGCAGCTTTATACTCATGTGACAAAAGAGCGTCTTAAGGCAGTATACCGAAATGCGCACCCACGCGCATAGGAGACCGTTGAAAAAGGCACATCTGCGTCACTTCACCTCCGATGGACGGATCAGTCAGAAAACGTCTCTTTTCGGATTCTAGGCAATAGATATTTTGCTGTGGCTACGCCCGAGAAGCGATCTGCTTTCTTCCTGGTCTTACGATGCTTCGCATCTTTTTAGTATCGACGTACCCTGCGAACGTACAGTCTCACGCCCGTCCTTGTCGTGCTGTATCAGAATTCGCGACTTTCGGGAGAGTGATGATAGTGAGTGGTTCTTATAACCCGAAAAGTCGTCTGAATTCCTCACTAATGCGGCAACACAGACGTTGCTCTTACCTAGCATCTCGACTTTTTTGAACGGCCCCAGATTCGAGGTAAAAGGTGAGTTCCATAATAAACAGTAGGAGGGCTTTTATGTTTCATGCGACCACGATCGTCGCCGTATGCCATCAGGGGAAAGTCGCGGTGGCAGGTGACGGGCAGGTGACTTTTGGCGGTAATACCGTAATGAAGCATAACGCGAAAAAAGTGCGAACACTGTATCAGGGAAAAGTTCTGGCCGGATTTGCCGGATCTGTGGCTGATGCGTTTACTTTGTTTGAAAAATTTGAAAGAAAACTGGGAGAGCAGCATGGCAATGTGTTGCGCTCAGCGGTAGAACTGGCCAAGGACTGGCGTATGGATCGGGTATTGCGACGCCTGGAGGCATTGCTGATCGTCGCGGATCAAGAACACTTGCTGATATTGTCGGGTAACGGTGAAGTCATTGAGCCGGATGACGGCATTGCCGCCATTGGTTCCGGCGGGGCTTATGCTTTGGCTGCCGCCCGGGCGCTGGTACGATATTCGGATCTGTCGGCTGCCGCTATCGCCCGCAGTGCATTGGAAATCGCCGCCGGCATTTGTGTGTATACCAATGACCATATTACCTTGGAAGAATTATAACGCGGAGGGATGGGTGGATGGGTTCTGTAGAGTTAACACCCAAACAAATCGTCGCTGAACTTGATAAATATATTGTCGGGCAATATCAAGCGAAAAGATCGGTGGCCATTGCCTTGCGCAACCGGTGGAGAAGCAAACAGCTGGCCCCGGAATTGAAAGAAGAGATCATTCCCAAAAACATATTGATGATTGGCCCGACAGGAGTAGGAAAAACCGAAATTGCCCGGCGTTTAGCCAAATTGGTTCATGCGCCGTTTGTCAAGGTGGAGGCTACTAAATTTACCGAAGTTGGATATGTGGGGCGTGATGTGGAATCTATGGTGCGTGATCTGATTGAAACATCGATTCGCATCGTCAAACAGGAAAAGATGCTGGAAGTGAATGATAAGGCGAAAGAATTGGCGGAAGAACAGATTCTTGAATACTTTTGCCCGTCACGCCGTAAAGATTCAGTTCGTAATCCATTTGAAATATTATTTAACGGAGGGGGGGATTTTACCGAGAAGAAAAAAGCGGAAGAACAGGCGCAGGCTGATATCTCGGAGAATGAGCGGGAATGGTGGCGCTATAGACTGGCAGACGGTCAATTGGAAGAAGAACTGATCGAAATCACCGTTGAGGATAACAACAATCCCATGGTAGGAATGTTTGCCGGGTCAGGTATTGAGGAAATGGGCATTAATTTTAACGATATGTTAGGAAACTTGCTGCCGAAACGTCCCAAGAAACGTAAAGTTACGGTTGCCAACGCCAGAAAAATTATGATCCAGGAAGAAGCGCAAAAGTTAATTGATATGGATAATGTGATAGCCACAGCTGTTGAGAGAGCAGAAAATTCCGGTATAATATTTATTGATGAGATTGACAAAATTACCGGACGAGGACGTTCAACCGGGCCCGATGTTTCCCGCGAGGGAGTTCAGCGCGATATTTTGCCCATTGTAGAAGGGTCCACCGTAGTGACCAAATATGGGCCGGTCAAGACGGACCATATCCTGTTTATCGCCGCCGGCGCTTTTCATATTTCCAAACCTTCTGACCTGATTCCAGAATTGCAGGGACGCTTTCCGATTCGGGTAGAACTGACCAATCTTACCAAAGAAGATTTCCGTCAAATATTGACAGAACCGGCTCAGGCGCTCATTAAACAGTATACCGGCCTGCTGGA harbors:
- the hslU gene encoding ATP-dependent protease ATPase subunit HslU — protein: MGSVELTPKQIVAELDKYIVGQYQAKRSVAIALRNRWRSKQLAPELKEEIIPKNILMIGPTGVGKTEIARRLAKLVHAPFVKVEATKFTEVGYVGRDVESMVRDLIETSIRIVKQEKMLEVNDKAKELAEEQILEYFCPSRRKDSVRNPFEILFNGGGDFTEKKKAEEQAQADISENEREWWRYRLADGQLEEELIEITVEDNNNPMVGMFAGSGIEEMGINFNDMLGNLLPKRPKKRKVTVANARKIMIQEEAQKLIDMDNVIATAVERAENSGIIFIDEIDKITGRGRSTGPDVSREGVQRDILPIVEGSTVVTKYGPVKTDHILFIAAGAFHISKPSDLIPELQGRFPIRVELTNLTKEDFRQILTEPAQALIKQYTGLLEVEGVYVSFAPDAIDELADIACRVNSQTENIGARRLHTVMEKLLEDLAFNAPDVGETTILIDRLYVKNKLDHIVVNQDLSQYIL